GATTCTTTCTCCTGGAATGCATGCGTTCCTCATATTGTTCGTAATATAGGTGAAGAGTCTGCGTTATTACTTATCTCTAGTCATGCGGAAAATCGAAAACGCGTTTACTAATTGACAAAAAAAGAAGCCTGTTTCGTAACAGGCTTCTTTTTTATCCCCTTATAATTCCATAACTTGTCCCAACTAGTACGGTCTTTTCATGTTGATTACGATATACTGACTCAATTGAAACTTTTTTATATCCTTCCATTTGTTCAATATTTGTTAAAGTTAATTCACAAGTAATCGTATCCCCTGTAAAAACTGGCCTAATAAATTCACTTACTAATTCCCTTGCTATGTAATGTAACTCTTCGCCTACTTTCGTCCCAATACTAGCCGTCAATAAACCATGAACCATTAACCTTCCATTCTCATCATATTCCATATGATGCCTACCTTTATCGCCTGTAATATTGGCAAATTCGAAAACTTCTTCCTCGGTAAATCTTCTTTCATATTTAAATACATCCCCAACTTTTACATTCATTTTTATCCCCCGTTTAATAAACTGAATTTTCTTTTATTTTATCATAAAATGAGTCTCAATTCAGTTTATATTATTAAAATAGCAATCCTTTTTCTTCACTACCTTATAAGTTTATCGGTGCCCATCCTTTTTTGCTACTTGATACCCGTAGTACGCACATGTCCCATTTCTTGATAACTCTCTTACTTCAAAACCACAACTTCTATAAAAATCAAAATTATTAGCGGCTGTATGTGCAAACCAATCACCATGAGGAAGCTTTTGCAAACAAAGAGCTACTAGTTTCTTACCTAATCCTTTCCCTCTATACTCATACTTCACAACTAAATTTACTATATTAGCAACCATGATTTGATCAGAAATTACTCTAACCATCGCGACCATCTCTTCTTCATCCCAAATTGTGAAAGCCCATGTTGAATTTTCAAATGCTATCGAAAATTTTTCAATTTGCCAAGAAGGGATATTATCATTACTCCAACCAGCATCTTCAAATAATGTTTTAATTGCATATGCTGGCACTCCATTCGTTCCTTCACGAATAATTAGTCCATTATGATAAATATACATGTAATCCCTCCTTTTATTTTTATATACCATTCTTCAAAAAGTATATTTCACCTTTAAAAAAGTGAACTTTTTCATCCAACTCTCTTAATAGAATAAACTAAGACATCAATCCCATGAAATGCAGTTGTTTTTTCATAGCTAAGTCCTGTTTTTCTAGCTACAAATATTGAAGCTGGGTGGTTCGGATTAATAAGCGAAATTAATTTATTCATTTGTAACGCTTGGAAACCGTAGTCTCGAAATGCTGCTGCTGATTCTTTCGCATACCCTTTCCCCCAATACTGAGGAAGTAGCCAATAACCAATTTCGATTTCCTCTTTTCCATCTACCTTCTGCTTAACAAGTCC
This genomic interval from Bacillus cereus contains the following:
- a CDS encoding MaoC/PaaZ C-terminal domain-containing protein — its product is MNVKVGDVFKYERRFTEEEVFEFANITGDKGRHHMEYDENGRLMVHGLLTASIGTKVGEELHYIARELVSEFIRPVFTGDTITCELTLTNIEQMEGYKKVSIESVYRNQHEKTVLVGTSYGIIRG
- a CDS encoding GNAT family N-acetyltransferase, whose protein sequence is MYIYHNGLIIREGTNGVPAYAIKTLFEDAGWSNDNIPSWQIEKFSIAFENSTWAFTIWDEEEMVAMVRVISDQIMVANIVNLVVKYEYRGKGLGKKLVALCLQKLPHGDWFAHTAANNFDFYRSCGFEVRELSRNGTCAYYGYQVAKKDGHR
- a CDS encoding GNAT family N-acetyltransferase; the encoded protein is MLGRSLKMFHTDHLQFRKYTMDDLQFYASLWGNEKVMRYIGNGTLKTYMQCKKSLEEWVLPSYKNGLGLFVMIEKETGIRIGHAGLVKQKVDGKEEIEIGYWLLPQYWGKGYAKESAAAFRDYGFQALQMNKLISLINPNHPASIFVARKTGLSYEKTTAFHGIDVLVYSIKRVG